The Candidatus Hinthialibacter antarcticus genome window below encodes:
- a CDS encoding polysaccharide deacetylase family protein, with protein sequence MKIIFSSIIIFTLLFSFRVSGSESGAPFPEGKQCAVTFSIDDGFWGSSEQMADILDRYQLKASFYLVTHWVAPMKTDEIGDGYNEGASHGTWQQWKSILERGHEIGSHSCTHPALPTIDAKDALMEITESKQQLIDELGLQEPITFAYPYNQSSPEVKQMISGHYLSARIGGKPFNKIGPIDLQAVNSWWPLSNMPLEEIIAKIDEAKANGHWLVIGLHGMNDEGWNPITPQKFEGVCKYLASDSAIWVPTFREMTLRLKERQQ encoded by the coding sequence ATGAAAATTATATTCTCTAGCATCATTATTTTCACTCTGCTTTTTTCATTTCGCGTAAGTGGGTCGGAATCCGGCGCCCCGTTTCCTGAAGGGAAACAATGCGCGGTGACGTTTTCTATCGACGATGGGTTTTGGGGTTCGTCAGAACAGATGGCGGATATTCTCGACCGCTATCAACTCAAGGCGAGCTTTTATCTGGTAACCCATTGGGTGGCGCCGATGAAGACGGACGAGATCGGCGACGGATACAACGAAGGCGCCAGCCACGGGACATGGCAGCAGTGGAAATCCATCCTCGAACGCGGACACGAAATCGGCAGCCATTCTTGCACGCACCCGGCGCTGCCCACCATCGACGCAAAAGATGCGCTGATGGAAATCACTGAATCGAAACAGCAACTCATCGACGAACTCGGCTTGCAAGAGCCAATCACTTTTGCGTATCCCTACAACCAGTCCTCGCCGGAAGTGAAACAAATGATTTCAGGGCATTACCTTTCTGCGCGCATCGGCGGCAAGCCGTTCAATAAAATCGGCCCCATCGACTTGCAAGCCGTCAATAGTTGGTGGCCGCTATCCAATATGCCGCTGGAGGAGATCATCGCCAAGATTGATGAAGCCAAGGCCAATGGTCACTGGCTGGTGATCGGTCTGCACGGCATGAATGACGAAGGCTGGAACCCGATCACGCCGCAAAAATTTGAAGGCGTGTGCAAGTATCTCGCCAGCGACAGCGCCATCTGGGTCCCGACATTTAGAGAGATGACGCTGCGGTTGAAAGAAAGACAACAATAG
- a CDS encoding glycoside hydrolase family 127 protein has product MKYQWVLSSLLMIGSLCAHAQANYPANRAPLQPSKFIALPVGAVEPEGWLRDQLNIVANGLTGHLDEFWPTVSESAWRGKDGDAWERGPYYLDGLVPLAYILKDERLIKKVEGWIEPILASGQENGWFGPAKNNDRWPLAVTLKVLMQYHEATGDERVIELMKNYFRYLAATPPDWPDKEWRGVRARENMVAAYWYYNRSGDANALTAAQSIHDNSFNWIKHYQNFPFFGYTTDIRANYHQTHVVNNGMAIKYPALRWLQSGDPSDLQASSTALEMLDKYHGQAGGRFSGDEHIAGKSPTQGTELCAIVESMFSLENLVRITGDVKFADRLETLAYNALPGACTPDFWAHQYDQQANQVLCTIAKRTWTDNSDTSNLYGLEPHFGCCTANMHQGWPKFVASLWAATPDGGLAAIAYGPSKVTAKVADGVEVTIVEETNYPFDGSLKFTIKTPKPVEFPLAFRFPAWSTEMTITTKNGETKLTNRETEGNMISLNQTWENGDVVQIIINMPLRLEQRYNNALSVFRGPVLFSLKIGEKFEEIARHHDELPVIDWAVHPTTDWNYALNIDPDYVEQNLVINANPIQDTPFSHGDPPVVIHAKARKVPEWKLEMNSAGETPKSPIVSDEPLEDIQLIPYGCTRLRITEFPMLKLQE; this is encoded by the coding sequence ATGAAATATCAATGGGTATTGTCGTCGCTACTGATGATCGGCTCACTCTGCGCTCACGCGCAGGCGAATTATCCCGCTAACCGGGCGCCGTTGCAGCCGTCGAAGTTTATCGCGCTGCCCGTCGGAGCGGTCGAGCCGGAGGGCTGGCTACGCGACCAGTTGAACATCGTCGCCAACGGCCTCACCGGACATCTCGATGAGTTCTGGCCGACGGTGTCTGAATCGGCCTGGCGCGGCAAAGACGGCGACGCCTGGGAACGCGGCCCCTACTATCTCGACGGATTGGTCCCGCTGGCGTACATCCTCAAAGACGAACGCCTCATAAAAAAAGTCGAAGGCTGGATCGAGCCCATCCTCGCCAGTGGGCAGGAAAACGGTTGGTTTGGCCCCGCAAAAAATAACGACCGCTGGCCGCTGGCTGTGACGCTGAAAGTATTAATGCAATATCACGAAGCGACCGGAGACGAGCGCGTGATCGAGTTGATGAAAAACTACTTTCGCTATCTCGCCGCAACGCCGCCTGACTGGCCCGACAAAGAATGGCGCGGCGTGCGCGCCCGCGAAAATATGGTCGCCGCCTATTGGTATTACAACCGCAGCGGCGACGCCAACGCGCTTACAGCAGCGCAGTCGATTCACGACAACAGTTTCAACTGGATCAAACACTACCAGAATTTTCCGTTCTTTGGATACACCACCGATATCCGCGCCAATTACCACCAGACCCACGTCGTCAATAACGGCATGGCGATTAAGTATCCGGCTTTGCGCTGGCTGCAGTCAGGCGACCCAAGCGACTTGCAAGCGTCATCCACCGCGCTTGAAATGCTCGACAAATATCACGGACAAGCGGGCGGACGCTTCAGCGGCGACGAGCACATCGCGGGCAAGTCGCCTACCCAAGGCACCGAACTGTGCGCCATCGTCGAGTCGATGTTCAGTTTGGAAAACCTAGTGCGCATCACTGGCGACGTGAAGTTCGCCGACCGCCTGGAAACGCTGGCGTATAACGCACTGCCCGGCGCTTGCACCCCTGACTTCTGGGCGCACCAATACGACCAACAGGCCAACCAGGTGTTGTGCACCATCGCCAAGCGCACTTGGACTGACAACAGCGATACGTCGAACCTGTATGGCCTTGAACCGCACTTTGGATGCTGTACGGCGAACATGCACCAGGGCTGGCCTAAGTTTGTCGCGAGCCTGTGGGCGGCGACTCCAGACGGCGGGCTGGCGGCGATTGCCTACGGCCCCTCGAAAGTCACCGCCAAAGTCGCCGACGGCGTCGAAGTAACGATTGTGGAGGAGACCAACTACCCGTTCGACGGCAGCCTGAAATTCACCATCAAAACGCCTAAGCCGGTTGAATTTCCCTTGGCGTTTCGTTTCCCCGCATGGTCAACCGAAATGACGATCACGACCAAAAATGGGGAAACAAAATTAACCAATCGTGAAACCGAAGGCAATATGATTTCGTTGAACCAAACATGGGAAAACGGCGATGTGGTTCAAATAATAATTAACATGCCGCTTCGATTAGAACAACGCTATAACAATGCGCTATCTGTATTTCGCGGCCCTGTATTGTTCTCACTTAAAATCGGCGAGAAATTTGAAGAGATCGCGCGCCATCACGATGAATTGCCTGTGATTGATTGGGCGGTACATCCAACCACGGATTGGAATTATGCGCTGAATATTGATCCAGATTACGTCGAACAGAACTTGGTGATAAATGCGAACCCGATTCAAGATACGCCCTTCTCTCATGGAGATCCGCCTGTCGTAATTCATGCCAAAGCGCGTAAGGTTCCCGAATGGAAACTGGAAATGAACTCCGCAGGCGAGACGCCCAAAAGCCCGATTGTTTCAGATGAGCCGTTAGAAGATATTCAGTTGATTCCATACGGCTGCACGCGGTTGCGTATTACGGAATTCCCTATGTTAAAATTGCAGGAATGA
- a CDS encoding sugar phosphate isomerase/epimerase family protein — MKQTHDKLNRRTMLMTSAAAMVATGGAAKTARAQGPQIVTPPMENRILLSCKLGMIPKDADGKTLSIADRLTMAGDAGFDGVDFDQAAEFTPQQARDAVQESGVFVHNAINHAHWSQRLTSPKEEERNQGRANIEHCIRVSHAAGGSGVLIVVGRGADGSVDEVEQRAYEEIKKLLPLSAALGQMILVENVWNQMMYEHDAPADQGAERFIDFIDRFKSPWVGMYYDIGNHWKYGQPGEWVRAFGHRCVKLDIKGFSRVKNEFVEITSPDDDVPWDQVRIALDDIGFTGWATAEVGGGGLERLTTVRKQMQTALGL; from the coding sequence ATGAAGCAAACTCACGATAAATTGAATCGGCGTACTATGTTGATGACGAGCGCGGCGGCAATGGTCGCGACGGGCGGCGCAGCAAAGACAGCCCGGGCGCAAGGACCGCAAATCGTAACGCCGCCGATGGAGAACCGCATACTCTTATCCTGCAAACTGGGCATGATTCCCAAAGATGCAGACGGTAAAACGCTATCTATTGCTGACCGTTTAACAATGGCGGGGGATGCGGGATTCGACGGCGTTGATTTTGACCAGGCGGCGGAATTCACCCCGCAACAAGCGAGAGACGCAGTGCAGGAATCCGGCGTGTTTGTTCACAACGCCATCAACCACGCGCACTGGTCGCAGCGGTTAACCAGCCCCAAAGAAGAAGAACGCAACCAGGGCCGCGCCAACATTGAGCACTGCATCCGCGTATCTCATGCGGCGGGCGGCAGCGGCGTATTGATCGTCGTGGGGCGTGGAGCAGACGGCTCCGTCGATGAAGTCGAACAACGCGCGTACGAAGAGATCAAAAAATTGCTCCCGCTGTCTGCGGCGTTGGGGCAAATGATTCTTGTTGAAAATGTTTGGAACCAGATGATGTATGAGCATGACGCGCCCGCCGATCAAGGCGCTGAGCGCTTCATTGATTTCATCGACCGTTTCAAAAGCCCCTGGGTCGGCATGTACTACGATATAGGCAACCACTGGAAATACGGACAGCCTGGCGAGTGGGTGCGCGCTTTCGGCCACCGCTGCGTCAAATTGGATATTAAAGGGTTCAGCCGGGTCAAAAACGAATTCGTCGAAATTACCAGCCCTGACGACGATGTGCCGTGGGACCAAGTCCGCATAGCGCTTGATGATATTGGATTCACCGGGTGGGCGACCGCTGAAGTTGGCGGCGGCGGTTTAGAAAGACTAACGACTGTCCGCAAGCAAATGCAAACCGCGTTGGGCCTATAG
- a CDS encoding sialidase family protein — protein sequence MRILILSVFVLSCLLPSFAQDAFFNSRDLFIAGEGGYEIFRIPGMVVTSKGTLLAYCEARKSGSDWGRIDVMMRRSTDGGITWSPMKKIVEPPADAQLNPVAAKEGMTIEDNLTINNPLAIADQSGAVHFLYCIEYGRCFYMRSDDDGLTFSSPIEITSTFDAYRPEYDWHVLATGPNHGIQLKNGRLVVPVWLSTGEHGHRPSCVTTIYSDDHGATWLAGDIIVNNSDLAKNPSETLALQLADGRVMVNMRNESPNRRRLVSISPDGATNWTTPVYNDALFEPTCMAGLTRYSTDKNRILFVNPDNQYGDAPAQKPNARQNLVIKMSYDEGETWPIAKILDPGLAAYSDIIVGPDQTVYCLYERGDNETNKGYRFLTLARFNLAWLMDGENK from the coding sequence ATGAGGATTTTGATTTTAAGTGTCTTCGTATTGTCATGTTTATTGCCATCATTTGCGCAAGACGCATTTTTCAATTCCCGCGACTTGTTTATTGCGGGCGAGGGCGGGTACGAAATTTTTCGCATCCCGGGAATGGTCGTTACCAGCAAGGGAACGCTGCTGGCCTATTGCGAAGCGCGGAAATCCGGCAGCGACTGGGGACGCATCGACGTGATGATGAGGCGCAGCACTGACGGCGGCATAACATGGTCGCCGATGAAGAAGATTGTTGAGCCGCCCGCCGACGCGCAGCTGAACCCTGTCGCGGCGAAAGAGGGCATGACCATTGAAGACAATTTGACGATTAACAATCCTCTCGCAATCGCCGACCAGAGCGGCGCGGTGCATTTTTTGTATTGTATAGAATACGGTCGCTGCTTCTACATGCGCAGCGACGATGACGGCCTGACCTTTTCGTCGCCGATTGAAATCACCTCAACCTTTGACGCCTATCGCCCCGAATACGACTGGCATGTCTTGGCGACGGGGCCGAACCACGGCATTCAATTAAAGAACGGACGGCTGGTCGTTCCGGTGTGGCTTTCGACAGGAGAGCATGGGCACCGCCCCTCGTGCGTAACCACCATCTACAGCGACGACCACGGCGCGACCTGGCTAGCGGGCGACATCATCGTCAACAATAGCGACCTCGCAAAAAATCCTAGCGAAACGCTGGCGCTTCAACTCGCTGACGGGCGGGTGATGGTCAACATGCGCAACGAGTCACCCAACCGCCGCCGCCTGGTTTCGATCAGCCCCGACGGCGCAACCAATTGGACAACGCCCGTCTATAACGACGCGTTGTTTGAACCGACCTGCATGGCGGGGCTGACGCGCTATTCGACGGATAAAAACCGCATTCTGTTTGTGAATCCTGACAACCAATACGGTGACGCGCCTGCGCAAAAACCCAACGCGCGACAGAACCTTGTCATCAAAATGAGTTATGATGAGGGCGAAACTTGGCCGATTGCGAAAATACTAGACCCTGGGCTCGCCGCTTATAGCGATATCATCGTTGGGCCGGATCAAACCGTTTATTGCTTGTATGAACGCGGTGACAATGAGACGAACAAGGGGTATCGTTTTCTGACCCTGGCGCGCTTCAACCTCGCCTGGCTGATGGATGGAGAAAACAAATAA
- the bstA gene encoding bacillithiol transferase BstA, with translation MTDLNALKFPIGEFTYDEAYSAEERSRLINEIAAAPAQLRAAVEGLNEGQLDTQYRPDGWTLRQVVHHLADSHINSYIRFRLALTEDEPSIRPYFEDRWARLEDAQHAPVELSLTLVGALHERWALLLHSLEDSHFQMTYFHPEAARAISLDEAVGTYAWHGKHHIAHITSLREREGW, from the coding sequence ATGACTGATTTGAATGCGTTGAAATTTCCTATTGGCGAATTCACTTATGACGAAGCGTACTCTGCAGAAGAACGGAGTCGCTTAATCAATGAAATCGCCGCTGCGCCCGCGCAACTGCGGGCTGCGGTAGAAGGATTGAACGAAGGCCAACTCGATACGCAATACCGCCCCGACGGCTGGACGCTGCGGCAGGTGGTTCACCATCTGGCCGACAGCCATATCAATAGTTATATTCGTTTTCGCTTGGCGTTGACGGAAGATGAACCCAGCATTCGCCCCTATTTTGAAGACCGCTGGGCGCGGCTCGAAGACGCGCAACATGCGCCCGTTGAATTGTCGCTGACGCTGGTCGGCGCACTGCATGAGCGCTGGGCGCTCTTGTTACATTCTCTCGAAGATTCGCATTTTCAGATGACATATTTTCACCCCGAAGCAGCGCGAGCGATTTCATTAGATGAAGCGGTGGGTACCTACGCCTGGCATGGCAAACACCACATCGCCCACATCACGTCGCTGCGAGAGCGCGAAGGGTGGTAA
- a CDS encoding glycoside hydrolase family 2 TIM barrel-domain containing protein, giving the protein MSAFWGRVQTAPFLLVLFAVLFTASAFADIPRPEHPRPDHWRDQWVNLNGQWNFKFDPDNTGVEDEWFKADYNDWPKKKITVPFPWESRLSGIEQPDYKGVAWYQRTIERPAGWEGKNILLNFSAVDWSFDVWLNGKKIEPEKGGMSDYPPHGYVPVVFNITDALQDGVNVLSVRVEDNTTPTQPVGKQVNWYTRTSGIWQTVYMEATQKNGLKYIAPFPTIDGNVEFRVVAFQPSDNLSVRILPDMPYDASGPSKTVPAKLEQTVETKSDHIKVKFKLDDVELWSPDSPTLYFVEVQLLDDGEVVDTVHTYFGFREITRKQNGDNPYETIHLNGKPFYILSALNQAFHPEGIYTYPSDQLIRQDVEDALEFGFNNLRLHIKVDEPRFYYWCDRLGMTLMYDFPCPWQFDADMRDNFKKVFFEALLRDFNHPSIITWVIFNETWGIPGVKDNPEVQDYVKEMVGLTKQIDPTRLVEDNSPCNYDHVVTDVNSWHLYINEHDHARRHIQEVVDKTFPGSQFNFVKGYKQENQPLINSEYGGISADMGDRDVSWCFHFLTQELRRHDKIGGYVYTELQDIEWEHNGFMNYDRSRKIFGYEEYVPTPDDHPPFTYRDLNNQNFLVLDAMNNERATPFETKHIKTALSLYCGHDGGKFPLRWRVWKQTRLDLGWQSDQAGSGWVNAKAYGMADGDDVTFVPEPDALYCVYAWVEDGDGELIARNFWTINTLSGDYSGEERHVQMMAGGDRKYIEAPEWYVRWNPTDYTEATGEIEQIPKENRDSVSVPGKAQLTYQVSLPSGVDLSKVKKVKLQLELAACSGGMRIDALERAGRFEKPEWRANRNPLHFPQTDVGNEYPSTIEVLVNGQVVKEICLPNDPADYRGVLSNIFEQAPPSVYGYLQRIYVPVSAVTADRSNEIVIRTKEGSDTGVRLFGAYSGRHPFPPSMILYESGQ; this is encoded by the coding sequence ATGAGTGCATTTTGGGGACGTGTGCAGACCGCACCGTTTTTATTGGTATTATTCGCTGTTTTATTTACCGCTTCAGCGTTTGCCGACATCCCGAGGCCCGAACATCCGCGCCCCGACCATTGGCGCGACCAGTGGGTCAACCTGAACGGGCAATGGAACTTCAAGTTCGACCCGGATAATACAGGCGTCGAAGACGAATGGTTTAAAGCCGACTATAACGACTGGCCGAAAAAGAAAATCACTGTACCTTTCCCCTGGGAAAGCCGCCTGTCGGGCATTGAACAACCCGATTACAAGGGCGTCGCCTGGTATCAGCGCACCATTGAACGCCCCGCTGGCTGGGAAGGCAAAAATATCCTGCTCAATTTCAGCGCGGTTGACTGGTCGTTTGACGTGTGGCTTAACGGCAAGAAGATCGAACCCGAAAAGGGCGGCATGTCTGACTACCCGCCGCATGGCTATGTACCCGTGGTCTTCAACATCACCGATGCGCTGCAAGACGGCGTCAACGTGTTGAGCGTACGGGTCGAAGACAACACCACGCCCACCCAACCCGTCGGCAAACAGGTCAACTGGTACACCCGCACCAGCGGCATCTGGCAGACGGTCTACATGGAAGCCACCCAAAAAAACGGCCTCAAATACATCGCGCCGTTTCCAACCATCGACGGCAATGTCGAGTTCCGCGTGGTCGCGTTTCAACCGTCCGACAACCTCAGCGTACGCATCTTACCTGACATGCCCTATGACGCATCCGGCCCGTCCAAGACCGTCCCGGCGAAACTCGAGCAAACCGTCGAAACTAAAAGCGACCACATCAAAGTCAAATTCAAACTCGACGACGTCGAACTCTGGTCGCCCGATTCGCCCACGCTCTACTTCGTTGAAGTGCAACTATTAGACGACGGCGAAGTGGTCGACACGGTACATACCTATTTCGGTTTTCGTGAAATCACGCGTAAGCAGAATGGCGACAATCCATACGAAACCATTCATCTCAACGGCAAGCCGTTTTACATTCTTAGCGCACTCAATCAGGCGTTTCATCCCGAGGGAATCTACACCTATCCCAGCGATCAGTTGATTCGCCAGGACGTGGAAGACGCGCTCGAATTTGGTTTCAACAACCTGCGCCTGCACATTAAAGTCGATGAGCCGCGCTTTTATTATTGGTGCGACCGCCTGGGGATGACCCTAATGTATGACTTCCCCTGCCCGTGGCAGTTTGACGCCGACATGCGCGACAATTTCAAGAAGGTGTTCTTCGAAGCGCTGCTGCGCGACTTCAACCACCCGTCGATCATCACCTGGGTCATCTTTAATGAAACCTGGGGCATCCCCGGCGTGAAAGACAACCCTGAAGTGCAAGACTACGTCAAAGAAATGGTGGGACTCACCAAGCAGATCGACCCCACCCGGCTGGTCGAAGACAACTCGCCCTGCAATTACGACCACGTTGTCACTGATGTGAATTCGTGGCACCTCTATATCAATGAACATGACCACGCCCGGCGGCATATTCAAGAAGTGGTCGATAAGACCTTTCCCGGCTCACAATTCAATTTCGTCAAAGGCTACAAACAGGAAAACCAGCCGTTGATTAACAGCGAATACGGTGGCATCAGCGCCGACATGGGCGACCGCGATGTTTCGTGGTGCTTCCATTTTCTCACGCAGGAACTGCGCCGCCACGACAAGATCGGCGGGTACGTCTATACCGAGTTGCAAGACATCGAGTGGGAACATAACGGCTTTATGAACTACGACCGCAGCCGCAAAATTTTCGGCTATGAAGAATACGTCCCCACGCCGGACGATCATCCGCCCTTCACCTACCGCGATCTCAATAATCAGAATTTTCTGGTATTGGACGCGATGAATAATGAACGCGCGACGCCGTTTGAAACCAAACATATCAAGACGGCGTTGAGCCTGTATTGCGGGCATGATGGCGGCAAGTTCCCCTTGCGTTGGCGCGTGTGGAAGCAGACGCGCCTCGACCTCGGCTGGCAGTCTGACCAAGCGGGGAGCGGTTGGGTCAACGCCAAAGCCTATGGCATGGCGGATGGCGACGACGTGACTTTTGTCCCTGAGCCGGACGCGCTCTATTGCGTCTACGCCTGGGTGGAAGACGGTGACGGCGAATTGATCGCGCGTAATTTCTGGACAATCAATACGCTCAGCGGCGATTATTCGGGCGAAGAACGCCACGTTCAGATGATGGCGGGCGGCGACCGTAAGTATATCGAAGCGCCGGAATGGTATGTCCGCTGGAACCCGACCGACTATACGGAAGCGACAGGCGAGATTGAGCAGATTCCCAAAGAGAACCGCGACTCGGTTTCGGTCCCCGGCAAGGCGCAACTGACCTATCAAGTGTCGCTGCCCAGCGGCGTCGATCTCAGCAAAGTAAAGAAAGTCAAACTGCAACTCGAACTGGCGGCCTGTTCGGGCGGGATGCGCATTGACGCGCTCGAACGAGCGGGGCGTTTTGAAAAACCGGAATGGCGCGCCAACCGCAACCCGCTGCATTTCCCGCAGACTGACGTTGGCAATGAGTATCCATCGACGATTGAAGTGTTGGTCAATGGCCAGGTGGTGAAAGAGATTTGCCTGCCCAACGATCCGGCGGATTATCGCGGCGTGTTGAGCAACATCTTCGAACAGGCGCCGCCCAGCGTGTATGGCTACTTGCAGCGCATTTACGTGCCGGTTTCAGCCGTCACCGCAGACCGCTCGAACGAAATCGTGATTCGCACCAAAGAAGGCAGCGATACCGGTGTACGGCTCTTCGGCGCTTATAGCGGACGGCATCCTTTCCCACCCAGCATGATTTTGTATGAGTCAGGACAGTAA